A genomic region of Fundulus heteroclitus isolate FHET01 chromosome 24, MU-UCD_Fhet_4.1, whole genome shotgun sequence contains the following coding sequences:
- the LOC118557990 gene encoding zinc finger MYM-type protein 1-like gives MAIYQDKLTPFGAKSEPAFITSGFKNWKKALEKFKAHENSHTHHHAVSVTAQESHPINAQLSSALATQQGDNRHCLEKIVSSIKYLARQGQALRGHDDDDSNLYQLLKNLAEDDALLAKWLLRSQKEYLSPQIQNEILCSMSNSIVSEIADTIRNLPIFEFAIIMDGTQDISGKEQESICLRYIDSDMKPHEEFIGLYSVSETTGKSLAAVVKDVLLRLNLPMHGLRGQTYDGAANMSGKHAGVQALIKQEQPLALFVHCGAHCTNLIAQKACLASVLIRDALDWVNQLGVLFSQSGKFKAIHAATAHTENPSCTAIKPLCPTRWAVRSKAIRDVLSQYGSVLASLQEMASGASNTASTANGLLGQFRKGKTVLGLILASPVIDKLECLSISFQKRTQTIAGMRTAVKVVQTSLKAKRNQESFNTLFEKAMAEVQSLGVKPITVTQRRPPPKRFTEGAKTHQPECAKDHYRGEFFKVLDVVDAQLTGLFNQDDLLTLLKVGRDTSQWND, from the coding sequence atgGCAATTTACCAGGACAAACTCACACCATTTGGTGCAAAATCCGAACCCGCCTTTATCACTTCTGGAtttaaaaattggaaaaaagcATTAGAAAAATTTAAAGCACATGAAAATAGTCACACACATCATCATGCTGTTTCTGTGACTGCACAAGAAAGTCATCCTATAAATGCCCAATTATCCAGTGCTTTGGCAACTCAGCAAGGTGACAATAGGCACTGTCTGGAGAAAATTGTGAGCTCCATAAAATATTTGGCACGGCAGGGACAAGCTTTGAGAGGGCATGACGATGATGACAGCAATTTGTATCAACTGTTGAAAAATCTGGCAGAAGATGATGCCCTTTTGGCTAAGTGGTTGCTGAGGTCTCAGAAAGAATACCTAAGTCCACAGATACAGAATGAAATCTTGTGTTCTATGAGCAATAGTATTGTCAGTGAAATAGCAGATACAATCAGAAACCTACCAATTTTTGAGTTTGCAATTATTATGGATGGAACACAGGACATTTCTGGGAAAGAACAAGAAAGCATTTGTCTGCGATACATTGACAGTGACATGAAGCCCCATGAAGAGTTTATTGGCTTGTACTCAGTTTCTGAAACAACAGGAAAAAGCCTTGCTGCTGTTGTTAAAGATGTGCTGCTCAGATTAAACTTACCAATGCATGGTTTACGAGGTCAAACTTATGATGGAGCAGCCAATATGTCTGGGAAGCATGCAGGTGTACAGGCACTGATAAAGCAAGAGCAGCCACTAGCACTTTTTGTTCATTGTGGAGCACACTGCACTAATTTAATTGCACAGAAAGCTTGCTTAGCCTCAGTTCTGATCAGAGACGCATTGGATTGGGTGAACCAGCTTGGAGTTCTTTTCTCTCAGTCAGGGAAGTTTAAGGCAATCCATGCAGCAACAGCACATACAGAGAATCCATCGTGCACTGCAATAAAACCCCTCTGCCCCACAAGATGGGCAGTACGGAGCAAAGCAATCAGAGATGTTTTGTCACAGTATGGGTCAGTGCTGGCTAGCTTGCAGGAGATGGCTTCTGGTGCCTCAAACACAGCATCCACTGCTAATGGACTGCTGGGGCAGTTTAGGAAAGGTAAAACAGTTTTGGGTCTCATCCTTGCCTCACCTGTGATTGATAAGCTTGAATGCCTGAGCATCTCTTTCCAGAAGAGAACTCAAACCATTGCTGGAATGAGGACTGCTGTGAAAGTTGTTCAGACTTCACTTAAGgctaaaagaaatcaagaaagtTTCAACACTCTTTTTGAAAAGGCGATGGCTGAGGTTCAGTCTTTGGGTGTTAAACCCATCACAGTTACACAGAGAAGGCCACCCCCAAAACGCTTCACTGAAGGAGCTAAGACACATCAACCTGAATGTGCCAAGGACCACTACAGAGGTGAATTCTTTAAAGTATTGGATGTTGTAGATGCACAGCTCACTGGGCTATTTAACCAGGATGACTTGCTGACTTTGCTAAAAGTTGGAAGAGACACTTCTCAGTGGAACGATTGA